In Acanthopagrus latus isolate v.2019 chromosome 16, fAcaLat1.1, whole genome shotgun sequence, one DNA window encodes the following:
- the cipca gene encoding CLOCK-interacting pacemaker a, producing the protein MNSFSSPNRHRTSAFTRTTYLGAPKSDLERDSGFSDASSEYLSTVDLTDSEDAGRNGSILGQDPAGPQVAVMGGSYPGLSPMIIMNNFVLKQPSQMAPAEKQWGFSSPLEVMPQSQVVLLQPMVSNSSSSSPKTGSENIRQSKSYMPILKSYPKIAPHPADAPSKRVGSSKVRTSSTSRYDQRQRRHHRSHRLYGSPSPQPTLQTPVNPISSFEAANNQSQATESREQLNDKSLSPLAGTSSLLPYTDELRTEIDSDRMHAEKYQDPSSMDTDKQKRFSNTYNILNKSGLLGITMRTDQLIKENKRTQGQLQQLQEQTALLLEALSSGDPQLWSKLQLSLQHADKEQ; encoded by the exons ATGAACAGTTTTAGTAGCCCCAACAGGCACAGGACATCAGCGTTCACCAGGACAACATACCTTGGAGCACCCAAGTCGGACCTCGAGAGAGATTCAGGCTTCTCAG ATGCCAGCTCTGAGTACCTCAGCACAGTCGATCTGACTGACTCCGAAGATGCAGGAAGGAACGGGTCGATTCTCGGCCAGGACCCGGCTGGTCCCCAAGTGGCTGTGATGGGAGGGTCATACCCAGGGCTGTCTCCAATGATCATCATGAATAACTTTGTCTTAAAGCAG ccGTCCCAGATGGCTCCAGCAGAGAAACAGTGGGGCTTTTCTTCCCCCTTAGAAGTGATGCCTCAGTCACAGGTGGTTCTTCTTCAGCCCATGGTATCAAATAGTAGCAGCAGCTCTCCAAAGACGGGCTCTGAAAATATCCGACAATCAAAAAGCTACATGCCCATCCTCAAGTCCTATCCCAAAATCGCTCCACACCCTGCAGACGCTCCCAGTAAAAGGGTGGGATCATCAAAGGTGAGGACGAGTTCCACATCAAGATATGACCAGCGGCAGAGAAGGCACCACCGCAGCCACCGGCTCTATGGCTCCCCCAGCCCACAGCCAACACTGCAGACTCCAGTCAACCCTATCTCCAGCTTTGAAGCAGCAAACAACCAGTCACAGGCAACCGAGAGTCGGGAGCAGCTGAACGACAAGTCTCTCTCCCCGCTGGCAGGGACCAGTTCTCTGCTGCCCTACACAGATGAATTGAGGACTGAGATTGACAGCGACAGGATGCATGCTGAAAAGTACCAGGATCCCTCCTCCATGGACACTGACAAACAGAAACGCTTCAGCAATACCTACAACATTCTCAACAAATCTGGCCTGCTGGGAATCACCATGCGCACAGATCAGCTGATCAAGGAGAATAAACGCACACAaggccagctgcagcagcttcaggagCAGACGGCCCTGCTGTTGGAGGCTCTGAGCAGCGGTGACCCGCAGCTCTGGTCTAAATTGCAGCTTTCTCTGCAGCACGCAGACAAGGAACAATAG